The Geodermatophilaceae bacterium NBWT11 genome has a segment encoding these proteins:
- a CDS encoding MoxR family ATPase, whose product MTSAASSPPEQSPQQHTPPATDAALLERVVFEVKRVIVGQDRLVERMLVGLLARGHVLLEGVPGVAKTLAVETLATAVGGSFARLQFTPDLVPADIIGTRIYKAGQDAFDTELGPVFANFVLTDEINRAPAKVQSALLEVMAERQVSIGGVTHPLPDPFLVLATQNPIESEGVYQLPEAQRDRFLMKVLVDYPTPEEEREIVYRMGANPPHAETVLGPDDLRRLQRTASGVFVHHALVDYVVRLVVATRSPREHGMADVANWVTYGASPRATLGLIGASRAIALLRGRDYVLPQDVLDITADVLRHRLVLSYDALADGVPADHVVKRIVQSVPLPQVTPRQRSGGFGPGTPGGPAVPGSGGPQGPQPWGGPQGQPRPATPPQPSPQQGFGAGPQSA is encoded by the coding sequence GTGACCAGCGCTGCCAGCAGCCCGCCCGAGCAGTCCCCGCAGCAGCACACCCCGCCGGCCACCGACGCGGCGTTGCTCGAGCGGGTGGTGTTCGAGGTCAAGCGGGTCATCGTCGGGCAGGACCGGCTGGTCGAGCGGATGCTCGTCGGCCTGCTGGCCCGGGGCCACGTGCTGCTCGAGGGCGTCCCCGGCGTCGCGAAGACCCTGGCCGTGGAGACCCTGGCGACCGCGGTCGGCGGCTCGTTCGCCCGCCTGCAGTTCACCCCCGACCTGGTGCCCGCCGACATCATCGGCACCCGCATCTACAAGGCCGGCCAGGACGCCTTCGACACCGAGCTCGGCCCGGTGTTCGCCAACTTCGTGCTCACCGACGAGATCAACCGCGCCCCCGCCAAGGTGCAGTCGGCGCTGCTGGAGGTCATGGCCGAGCGCCAGGTGTCCATCGGCGGTGTCACCCACCCGCTGCCCGACCCCTTCCTGGTGCTGGCCACGCAGAACCCGATCGAGAGCGAGGGCGTCTACCAGCTGCCCGAGGCCCAGCGGGACCGCTTCCTGATGAAGGTGCTGGTGGACTACCCCACGCCCGAGGAGGAGCGCGAGATCGTCTACCGGATGGGCGCGAACCCGCCGCACGCGGAGACCGTGCTCGGCCCCGATGACCTCCGTCGGCTGCAGCGGACCGCCTCGGGCGTCTTCGTGCACCACGCACTGGTCGACTACGTCGTCCGGCTGGTGGTGGCGACCCGGTCGCCGCGCGAGCACGGCATGGCCGACGTCGCGAACTGGGTCACCTACGGCGCCAGCCCGCGCGCCACGCTGGGCCTGATCGGGGCCAGCCGGGCGATCGCGCTGCTCCGCGGCCGGGACTACGTGCTGCCCCAGGACGTCCTGGACATCACCGCCGACGTGCTCCGGCACCGCCTGGTGCTCTCCTACGACGCGCTGGCCGACGGCGTGCCCGCCGACCACGTGGTCAAGCGCATCGTGCAGAGCGTTCCGCTGCCTCAGGTGACCCCGCGGCAGCGCTCCGGCGGCTTCGGTCCCGGCACCCCCGGCGGTCCGGCCGTGCCGGGCAGCGGCGGCCCGCAGGGTCCGCAGCCGTGGGGCGGTCCGCAGGGTCAGCCGCGTCCCGCGACCCCGCCGCAGCCGTCCCCCCAGCAGGGCTTCGGCGCCGGACCGCAGTCGGCGTGA
- a CDS encoding NlpC/P60 family protein has protein sequence MAPGTASAAPVNPSDGEIAQAQTAQDAAAAEVGAISAQLASAQSGVATAQQESAIALDSYQQKQEEYETARAAADTAAAAATQATADLGVAQVQLSDFARTSYMEGSTFSGAASLLDASSPGELIERAALLEAAGADHSDVLDEVTVLQQQATAADAAAQTALADADALQAEAADSLAAAQAAETSARAQAAALAQQQVTLDAQLQAAQQVLLGLEGAREAAEAYAQQQAADAAAEAAAQTQAQQQAAAAAAAANRPSTPAASAPSSSRPTTAAPAPAPAPSRPVTPAPAPVAGPANASASTTAINAAMRYLGTPYSWGGGGSRGPGYGISPDTGVYGFDCSGLTQYAYAQAGISIPRNSQSQYNALPKVSRANLQPGDLVFWGTNGSASRIYHVAIYIGNNKVVQAPQSGDVVKVSTIWNYDYAGAARPSA, from the coding sequence CCAGGACGCCGCCGCCGCCGAGGTGGGGGCGATCTCCGCCCAGCTGGCGTCCGCGCAGTCCGGTGTAGCCACCGCGCAGCAGGAGTCGGCCATCGCGCTGGACTCCTACCAGCAGAAGCAGGAGGAGTACGAGACCGCCCGCGCCGCGGCCGACACCGCCGCCGCGGCCGCCACCCAGGCCACCGCCGACCTCGGCGTCGCCCAGGTGCAGCTCTCGGACTTCGCCCGCACCTCCTACATGGAGGGCAGCACCTTCTCCGGTGCCGCCTCCCTGCTCGACGCCTCGTCCCCGGGGGAGCTGATCGAGCGGGCCGCCCTGCTCGAGGCCGCCGGTGCCGACCACTCCGACGTCCTCGACGAGGTCACCGTCCTGCAGCAGCAGGCCACCGCCGCCGACGCCGCCGCCCAGACGGCGCTCGCCGACGCCGACGCCCTGCAGGCCGAGGCCGCGGACTCCCTCGCCGCAGCGCAGGCCGCGGAGACCTCCGCCCGGGCCCAGGCCGCCGCCCTCGCCCAGCAGCAGGTCACCCTCGACGCCCAGCTGCAGGCCGCCCAGCAGGTCCTCCTCGGTCTCGAGGGCGCCCGCGAGGCCGCCGAGGCCTACGCCCAGCAGCAGGCCGCGGACGCCGCCGCCGAGGCCGCCGCGCAGACCCAGGCCCAGCAGCAGGCCGCAGCGGCCGCCGCCGCGGCGAACCGGCCGTCCACCCCGGCCGCCTCCGCGCCGTCCTCGTCCCGCCCGACCACGGCGGCCCCGGCGCCCGCGCCGGCCCCGTCCCGCCCGGTCACCCCGGCCCCGGCCCCGGTCGCCGGTCCGGCCAACGCCTCCGCGTCGACCACCGCGATCAACGCCGCCATGCGCTACCTGGGCACGCCCTACTCCTGGGGTGGCGGCGGCAGCCGCGGCCCGGGCTACGGGATCAGCCCCGACACCGGCGTCTACGGCTTCGACTGCTCCGGGCTGACCCAGTACGCCTACGCCCAGGCCGGCATCTCCATCCCGCGCAACAGCCAGAGCCAGTACAACGCCCTGCCCAAGGTCTCCCGGGCCAACCTGCAGCCCGGCGACCTCGTCTTCTGGGGCACCAACGGCTCGGCGTCCCGGATCTACCACGTGGCCATCTACATCGGGAACAACAAGGTGGTCCAGGCCCCGCAGAGCGGCGACGTCGTCAAGGTGTCGACGATCTGGAACTACGACTACGCGGGAGCAGCCCGCCCGTCGGCCTGA